Proteins from one Thermodesulfobacteriota bacterium genomic window:
- a CDS encoding AtpZ/AtpI family protein produces the protein MKRETRRYIRELAYYSSLGFSISLSIVIGLAVGVYLDRYVFHTTPWLTLIGLGLGIAAGYRNIGLAIKKSRKL, from the coding sequence ATGAAAAGAGAAACCAGACGTTATATACGGGAACTTGCTTATTATAGCAGTCTGGGTTTTTCCATATCCCTTTCCATAGTGATTGGCCTTGCCGTTGGAGTATATCTTGACAGATACGTTTTTCATACAACTCCATGGTTGACGCTCATCGGACTTGGGCTTGGAATTGCGGCAGGATACAGAAATATAGGGCTCGCCATAAAAAAAAGCAGAAAATTATAA
- a CDS encoding ATP synthase subunit I: MQIQQRLVKFVTCTNWILFFIAAILGVITTPADFARGIIFGGLIVTVNFHLLSRTLKNALTPPKLSSHNVILAKYYIRFIASGFIIFVLISKKLVHPLGLIVGLSVVVASITLATMYELTKLIFKEAV; this comes from the coding sequence ATGCAAATACAGCAGCGACTGGTTAAATTCGTCACATGCACCAACTGGATTTTGTTTTTTATTGCAGCCATTTTAGGCGTAATAACGACACCTGCTGATTTTGCCAGAGGGATAATCTTCGGAGGCCTGATCGTTACGGTGAATTTCCACCTGCTGTCGAGGACATTGAAAAATGCTTTAACCCCCCCGAAACTTTCGTCTCACAATGTAATTTTAGCCAAATACTATATTCGTTTTATAGCCAGCGGATTTATTATTTTTGTGCTTATATCAAAAAAACTCGTTCATCCACTGGGGCTTATTGTGGGCCTTTCAGTGGTGGTGGCCAGCATTACCCTAGCCACCATGTATGAACTAACAAAACTAATATTCAAGGAGGCGGTTTAA
- the atpB gene encoding F0F1 ATP synthase subunit A, whose amino-acid sequence MEHPYLFFVKLFEWIGLSHFAHAYPHVIYSWVVIIILIVLGAIAVKGISMIPGKGQNFFEVVVSGIEEFMVDTAGEESRWLFPIVATVFIYILTCNLLGLIPGFFPPTASINTTLSCALTVVIFTHIIGIKYHGVKYIKHFLGPVWWMSPLIFIIEVIGHLARILSLTFRLFGNMMGHEIVLSILFGLAGVFFAPLPIMALGIFVALVQAFVFFLLSIIYFSGAMEHAH is encoded by the coding sequence ATGGAACATCCATATCTCTTTTTTGTCAAGCTGTTTGAGTGGATCGGTCTGAGTCACTTTGCCCATGCGTATCCCCATGTGATTTATTCCTGGGTGGTGATAATTATTCTTATCGTTCTTGGTGCCATTGCGGTCAAAGGTATAAGCATGATTCCAGGAAAGGGACAGAATTTTTTTGAAGTCGTTGTTTCAGGTATCGAAGAGTTTATGGTGGATACTGCCGGAGAGGAAAGCAGGTGGCTGTTTCCCATTGTTGCGACTGTATTTATCTATATTTTAACCTGCAATCTGCTTGGCCTTATTCCCGGATTCTTTCCTCCGACCGCTAGCATAAACACCACCCTTTCATGTGCTTTAACAGTTGTTATCTTCACCCACATTATCGGTATTAAATACCATGGGGTAAAATATATTAAGCATTTTCTGGGACCCGTATGGTGGATGAGTCCATTAATATTTATCATTGAAGTCATTGGCCACCTTGCCCGAATACTCTCTTTGACCTTTCGTCTTTTCGGCAATATGATGGGGCATGAAATTGTTTTAAGCATTCTTTTCGGTTTGGCAGGCGTATTTTTTGCCCCACTTCCGATTATGGCGCTCGGCATCTTTGTGGCCCTTGTTCAGGCATTTGTATTCTTTTTACTTTCGATCATTTATTTTTCAGGCGCCATGGAACATGCACACTAG
- the pdxA gene encoding 4-hydroxythreonine-4-phosphate dehydrogenase PdxA — protein sequence MKKYRPLVGITMGDPVGIGPEIILLALADPLIYKLCRPLVIGDMERLKVLKSKLGFNAVEEPRSGVYQCGWVDVVSTFKLDTDQIFWAQPTALTGKAMINYVTSAIDIALQGRIDAMVTCPINKQAMHMAGFFYNGHTEILAEKTKSAGFAMMLAGEKLRVVLVTIHIPLKDVPHALSQEKILQTITLTDSFLRTRMGVENPKIAVAGLNPHAGEGGMFGDEEQRFILPAVNLAKGQALDVHGPYPPDTIFYHAQKGLYDAVICMYHDQGLIPFKIIHFTDGVNTTLGLPIIRTSVDHGTAYDIAGKGKADPGSLTAAIKMAAAQAAFAGKKF from the coding sequence ATGAAAAAATATCGTCCACTAGTGGGGATCACCATGGGCGATCCCGTCGGCATAGGCCCTGAGATCATACTTTTAGCTCTGGCCGATCCTTTGATTTATAAGTTGTGCAGGCCGCTTGTGATCGGGGATATGGAAAGGTTAAAGGTATTAAAAAGCAAGCTTGGTTTTAATGCGGTAGAAGAGCCAAGGAGCGGGGTATATCAATGTGGTTGGGTGGATGTTGTCAGCACCTTTAAACTCGACACGGATCAAATATTTTGGGCCCAGCCCACGGCATTAACAGGAAAGGCGATGATAAACTATGTGACCTCGGCCATAGACATAGCGTTACAGGGAAGAATTGATGCAATGGTTACATGCCCCATAAACAAGCAGGCCATGCATATGGCAGGTTTCTTTTATAACGGACACACCGAAATTCTGGCGGAAAAGACAAAAAGCGCCGGTTTTGCCATGATGCTTGCAGGAGAGAAACTCCGGGTGGTTCTGGTCACCATACATATTCCTTTAAAAGATGTCCCCCACGCGCTTTCCCAAGAAAAGATACTGCAAACCATCACCCTGACAGACTCTTTTCTGCGTACACGCATGGGAGTGGAAAATCCGAAAATCGCTGTTGCCGGACTTAATCCCCATGCAGGCGAAGGAGGTATGTTTGGAGATGAAGAGCAGCGCTTCATACTTCCGGCGGTTAACCTTGCAAAAGGTCAGGCGCTTGATGTCCACGGACCTTATCCACCGGACACAATATTTTATCATGCGCAAAAAGGTCTTTATGATGCGGTGATTTGCATGTATCATGATCAGGGACTTATTCCTTTTAAAATAATTCATTTCACCGATGGCGTAAATACAACCCTTGGTCTTCCCATAATCAGAACTTCTGTTGATCATGGGACAGCCTATGATATTGCAGGCAAAGGTAAAGCCGATCCGGGCAGTTTGACCGCCGCGATAAAAATGGCAGCTGCCCAGGCGGCATTCGCAGGTAAAAAATTTTAA
- a CDS encoding inositol monophosphatase family protein — protein MNFETVKRVAVAAAYKGARAIMPFYGRLLKINKKGAIDLVTEADTGSEKAIIKTIRTKFPGHSILAEESGLNKGNSENQWIIDPLDGTTNFTHKLDLFSISIAFALKGKIVVGVVLNPVSGELYTAIKDNGATLNGRPVKVSAVDQISESLLVTGFPYNHQKILKALMTRFTVCLKASQGVRRLGSAALDLCFVACGRFEGFWEQNLNPWDTAAGTLIAQEAGAVVTDFSNRPFDIYQKEILATNGRIHNAMLSLLELKDKI, from the coding sequence ATGAACTTTGAAACAGTAAAAAGAGTGGCCGTTGCCGCTGCATATAAAGGTGCCCGGGCAATCATGCCCTTTTATGGCCGGCTGTTAAAGATTAATAAAAAAGGCGCCATTGACCTGGTCACTGAAGCCGACACCGGTTCAGAAAAAGCAATCATCAAGACAATCCGAACCAAATTTCCCGGACATTCCATACTGGCGGAAGAGAGCGGTCTTAATAAGGGAAATTCTGAAAACCAATGGATCATTGATCCTCTTGACGGAACAACAAATTTTACCCATAAGCTGGATCTTTTTTCAATTTCAATCGCTTTTGCTTTAAAAGGTAAAATCGTTGTCGGTGTGGTTTTAAATCCTGTGTCGGGAGAGCTTTATACCGCCATAAAGGATAACGGTGCGACATTGAACGGTAGGCCCGTAAAAGTTTCGGCTGTTGATCAGATCTCTGAAAGTTTGCTGGTCACCGGTTTTCCTTATAATCACCAGAAAATTCTCAAAGCCCTTATGACCCGCTTTACCGTTTGCCTAAAAGCATCACAGGGGGTCAGACGCCTTGGTTCTGCAGCTCTGGACCTTTGTTTTGTTGCTTGTGGAAGGTTTGAAGGATTTTGGGAGCAGAATTTAAATCCATGGGATACTGCAGCAGGCACATTAATTGCCCAGGAAGCCGGAGCGGTTGTCACCGATTTTTCAAACAGGCCCTTTGATATCTACCAAAAGGAAATTCTTGCCACCAACGGCCGCATACATAATGCCATGCTTTCATTACTGGAGTTGAAAGATAAAATATGA
- the dnaA gene encoding chromosomal replication initiator protein DnaA, giving the protein MEAAWNEIKAVVKENIPGHSFRMWIEPLKYIKNDKDCLVVSSPNPFSRKRVQDHYSSIIDSEVKKVFGKDCRFSITVLNGNGKGNHRQKANKKLQLSLPNMNVCQSKGCFLRKEFTFDQFVVGNNNDFAYSASLSLASKKDTYQNSLFLLSHTGMGKSHLSQAIGHQILAKYPKDRVYYVTAEDFSNEMIQAFRNNCIEKFKSKYRNNCDVLLLEDVHYLTGKERTQIELALTLDSLFESNKKVIFSSCYLPADIPKLNDKLRSRLSSGLISTIDPPDFKTRVRIIKKKSKAKGYHIPEDVTGYLASELTDDVRQLESGLFGVAAKSSLLSVPLDLSLAASVVKNIVRNRKTITLSGIKKLVCKNYRISVSDIESRSRKQTIVQPRQIAIYLSRRYTDLSLQTIGKSFNRYHATALHSIGAVERGLREDATIQKKVDFFCKKLESGKF; this is encoded by the coding sequence ATGGAAGCTGCATGGAATGAAATAAAAGCTGTGGTAAAAGAGAATATTCCCGGCCATAGTTTTAGAATGTGGATTGAACCTTTAAAATATATTAAAAATGACAAAGATTGTCTGGTGGTATCATCTCCCAATCCTTTCTCCCGGAAACGGGTACAGGACCACTATAGCTCTATTATTGATTCAGAGGTAAAAAAGGTTTTTGGCAAAGACTGCCGGTTTTCAATTACTGTTCTCAATGGAAACGGGAAAGGCAATCACCGCCAAAAAGCAAATAAAAAACTTCAACTATCCCTTCCCAATATGAATGTTTGCCAGAGCAAGGGGTGCTTTTTACGAAAGGAATTTACCTTTGACCAGTTTGTCGTTGGAAATAATAACGATTTTGCTTATTCAGCGTCATTGTCACTGGCTTCAAAAAAAGATACCTACCAGAATTCCCTGTTTTTATTGTCGCATACTGGAATGGGCAAAAGCCATCTGTCCCAAGCCATCGGGCATCAAATTTTGGCCAAATACCCGAAAGATCGTGTCTATTATGTGACTGCAGAAGACTTCAGTAACGAGATGATTCAAGCTTTTAGAAATAATTGTATTGAAAAATTCAAAAGCAAGTACCGAAACAATTGTGACGTATTGCTTTTAGAAGATGTACATTATCTGACCGGAAAAGAACGCACCCAGATAGAGCTTGCATTAACGCTGGACAGTCTGTTTGAATCAAATAAGAAAGTTATTTTTTCCAGTTGTTATCTGCCGGCCGATATCCCCAAATTAAATGATAAATTACGATCACGTCTGTCAAGCGGTCTTATTTCAACCATTGACCCTCCGGATTTTAAAACAAGGGTAAGGATTATAAAGAAAAAATCAAAGGCAAAAGGGTATCATATACCCGAAGACGTCACCGGTTATTTGGCTTCGGAACTTACCGATGACGTTAGACAACTTGAAAGCGGGCTGTTTGGCGTTGCCGCCAAATCTTCCCTGTTGAGTGTGCCTCTTGACTTAAGCCTTGCCGCAAGTGTGGTTAAAAACATCGTTCGCAATCGCAAAACGATTACCTTAAGTGGTATTAAAAAACTCGTATGCAAGAATTATCGGATTTCAGTCAGCGATATTGAATCACGTTCACGCAAACAAACCATAGTTCAGCCCAGGCAGATCGCTATCTATCTGTCACGAAGGTACACAGATTTATCCCTCCAAACTATAGGGAAAAGTTTCAACCGGTACCATGCCACTGCCCTTCATTCAATCGGCGCAGTTGAAAGGGGCTTAAGAGAAGATGCTACCATTCAAAAAAAGGTTGATTTCTTTTGTAAGAAACTTGAATCCGGTAAATTTTGA
- the uvrA gene encoding excinuclease ABC subunit UvrA: protein MQSNKIIIRGARQHNLKNINVELPRNKLIVITGLSGSGKSTLAFDTLYAEGQRRYVESLSTYARQFLERMEKPDVDMIEGLSPAIAIEQKTASHNPRSTVGTVTEIYDYLRLLFARVGTPHCHKCGKPITSQTIDQIVSQVLSLPEGSRIIILSPVVSNQKGTHEKLFKWLKKEGFARVRVDGNTFDIEEVSVLKKNIKHTIDVIVDRLVVKQKIKNRLADSLELALAQSGGLVEVDVLDKEPILFSEKAACIHCGISYPQFTPASFSFNSPQGACPKCDGLGSTTEFDPNLIIPNHELSLREGAVAMWANRNSVHFTDFLDALTAHYGVDIYTPYRELPDHFKNALLYGSGKEEITFYFEQNGRRFKYKKTFEGVINKLKRRYMETDSSWARDEIRRYMNFKPCPECKGEKLNQASRSVKVGNFTISDITALSVAKAHLFFRQLKLTGKKGIIAERILKEIIERLGFLENVGLSYLTLDRSAYTLSGGESQRIRLATQIGSKLTGVLYVLDEPSIGLHHRDNQRLLGTLLKMRDLGNTVLVVEHDEETILASDYVVDMGPMAGMNGGQVVFAGTPQALVKDKNSLTGQYISGRKRIVVPSKRRSGNGKNLIIKGASKNNLKNIDVGFPLGRLICVTGVSGSGKSTLVLETLYRLLAQKLYHARIPAGDHGDFLGLEYIDKVVNIDQSPIGRTPRSNPGTYTGVFTFIRELFSRTPEARIRGYKPGRFSFNVKGGRCEACRGDGIIKIEMHFLPDVFVSCDVCHGKRYNRETLEIKYKGKNIADILDMTVNQAYAFFEKIGNIRAKLQTLVDVGLGYIHIGQQATTLSGGEAQRVKLSRELSKRGTGQTVYILDEPTTGLHTDDIKKLLNVLNTLVEKGNTVIVIEHNLDVIKTADYIIDLGPEGGDEGGYIVGCGTPEEITKVKTSYTGHFLQKVL, encoded by the coding sequence ATGCAATCCAATAAAATCATTATACGGGGTGCCAGACAGCACAATTTGAAGAATATCAACGTTGAGCTGCCGCGAAATAAGCTGATTGTGATTACCGGCCTTTCCGGATCCGGGAAATCGACATTGGCTTTTGATACGCTTTATGCCGAAGGACAACGAAGGTATGTCGAGTCTCTTTCCACCTATGCCCGCCAGTTTTTAGAGCGGATGGAAAAGCCGGATGTTGATATGATTGAAGGCCTTTCCCCGGCCATTGCAATTGAACAAAAAACAGCCAGTCACAACCCACGATCAACCGTAGGAACCGTTACGGAAATATATGATTATCTCAGACTTCTGTTTGCCAGGGTTGGAACACCCCACTGCCATAAATGCGGGAAACCGATTACCTCGCAAACCATCGATCAGATTGTCAGCCAGGTTTTGTCTCTTCCTGAAGGAAGTAGAATTATCATCCTGTCCCCAGTGGTTTCAAATCAGAAAGGCACCCATGAAAAACTATTTAAATGGCTGAAAAAGGAAGGCTTTGCCCGTGTCCGTGTAGATGGAAACACCTTTGATATAGAGGAAGTTTCTGTGCTGAAAAAAAATATCAAGCATACCATCGATGTCATTGTGGACAGGCTGGTGGTAAAACAAAAGATTAAAAATCGACTGGCCGATTCCCTGGAACTGGCCCTGGCACAGTCAGGCGGACTTGTTGAAGTGGATGTTCTTGACAAAGAGCCGATTTTATTCAGCGAAAAGGCAGCATGTATCCATTGTGGCATCAGTTACCCTCAATTTACCCCTGCCAGTTTTTCTTTTAATTCACCCCAGGGCGCATGTCCAAAATGTGACGGACTTGGCTCAACAACGGAATTCGATCCTAACCTTATCATCCCCAATCATGAACTTTCATTAAGGGAAGGGGCGGTGGCCATGTGGGCCAACAGAAATTCGGTGCACTTCACCGACTTTCTGGATGCACTTACCGCGCATTACGGCGTAGATATCTACACACCATATAGAGAGCTTCCGGATCATTTTAAAAATGCCCTTTTATACGGTTCCGGAAAAGAAGAAATCACCTTTTATTTTGAACAGAATGGTCGTCGTTTTAAGTATAAAAAAACCTTTGAAGGCGTTATTAATAAACTTAAGCGGCGTTATATGGAGACTGATTCGTCCTGGGCCAGAGATGAAATAAGGCGCTATATGAATTTTAAGCCATGCCCTGAGTGTAAAGGTGAAAAATTAAATCAAGCAAGCAGATCTGTAAAGGTGGGAAACTTTACCATATCTGATATAACCGCACTTTCAGTTGCCAAAGCGCACTTATTCTTCAGGCAGCTCAAACTGACGGGAAAAAAGGGAATAATAGCCGAAAGAATTCTTAAAGAAATCATCGAAAGGCTTGGCTTTCTTGAGAACGTAGGATTGTCCTATCTTACTCTTGACCGGTCGGCTTACACGCTGTCCGGCGGTGAAAGTCAGAGAATCCGTCTGGCAACACAGATCGGATCGAAACTAACCGGTGTTCTCTATGTTCTTGATGAGCCCAGCATCGGACTTCACCACCGGGATAATCAGCGGCTTCTTGGGACCCTTTTAAAAATGCGTGACCTTGGCAACACCGTGCTGGTTGTAGAACATGATGAAGAGACAATCCTTGCTTCGGATTATGTAGTAGACATGGGCCCCATGGCCGGAATGAACGGCGGTCAGGTGGTATTCGCCGGCACGCCCCAAGCGCTTGTTAAAGATAAAAATTCACTCACCGGACAGTATATTTCAGGTAGAAAACGCATTGTAGTTCCCTCCAAACGTCGCTCAGGAAATGGAAAAAACCTCATCATAAAGGGAGCTTCAAAAAATAATCTTAAAAATATAGATGTCGGCTTCCCTCTTGGCCGTTTGATATGTGTGACAGGGGTGTCAGGTTCGGGAAAATCAACCCTTGTTCTGGAAACACTGTACCGTCTTCTGGCACAAAAGCTTTACCATGCCAGGATACCTGCCGGTGACCATGGGGACTTTCTCGGACTTGAGTATATTGATAAGGTGGTGAATATCGATCAATCTCCCATCGGGAGAACCCCTCGCTCAAATCCGGGCACCTATACCGGCGTTTTTACATTTATCAGAGAACTTTTTTCCAGAACCCCTGAAGCCCGCATCCGTGGATATAAACCCGGACGGTTCAGTTTCAATGTAAAAGGGGGAAGATGTGAGGCCTGCAGGGGTGACGGAATTATTAAAATTGAAATGCATTTTCTGCCGGACGTGTTTGTTTCGTGTGATGTGTGCCACGGAAAAAGATATAACCGCGAAACCCTTGAAATCAAATACAAGGGAAAAAATATTGCGGACATTCTTGATATGACGGTCAATCAGGCCTATGCTTTTTTTGAAAAAATTGGAAATATCAGGGCAAAGCTCCAGACTCTGGTTGATGTTGGTTTGGGCTACATCCATATTGGTCAACAGGCGACTACTCTGTCAGGAGGAGAAGCCCAGCGGGTAAAGCTTTCCAGGGAGCTTAGCAAACGGGGGACAGGTCAAACGGTGTATATCCTTGACGAACCGACCACCGGGCTGCACACGGATGACATAAAAAAACTTCTTAATGTATTAAACACCCTGGTGGAAAAAGGAAATACGGTCATTGTCATAGAACATAATCTTGATGTTATAAAGACAGCCGATTATATTATCGATCTTGGCCCCGAAGGGGGGGATGAGGGGGGATATATAGTCGGATGCGGCACTCCGGAGGAAATAACTAAAGTTAAAACATCTTATACCGGACATTTTTTGCAAAAGGTTTTATAA
- a CDS encoding FAD-linked oxidase C-terminal domain-containing protein: protein MTISIHTFKDLRDIVGKAYCSNAKEDLVCYGYDATAINFLPDAIVFPQKASQVASILRLANRNHFNVIPRGSGSGMSGGSLPINGGVVIIMTRFNRIHKIDTDNLVAHVEPGVITGHFHRVVEKEGLFYPPDPASSAFCTLGGNMAECAGGPRAVKYGVTRDYVLGLEVVLPTGEIIKTGVKTAKGVVGYDLTRLFIGSEGTLGIITRMTLKLLPLPKEIRTMTAVFEVIDQAAETVSEIIRRSIIPRTIEFIDNASIQCAEDHLNIGLPVEAQAMLLIDVDGTAEEADRAVTDLKKLCISQGATRVKVAENKEEAANLWKARKAISPALFKYAPDKINEDIVVPRSKIPQMVKKIDALRTKTGLIMASFGHAGDGNIHFNIMLDKKDKDQLKKAEDAVDELFDYTLKLGGTISGEHGIGITKAPYLEKEIGSVELALMKRIKQVFDPKGILNPGKIFQG, encoded by the coding sequence ATGACAATATCCATTCATACCTTTAAAGATTTGAGAGATATAGTTGGCAAGGCATATTGCAGCAATGCCAAAGAAGATCTTGTCTGCTATGGCTATGATGCCACCGCCATAAACTTCCTGCCGGACGCAATTGTTTTCCCCCAAAAAGCAAGTCAAGTGGCATCCATATTGCGCCTGGCCAATAGAAATCATTTTAATGTCATTCCCCGTGGATCCGGATCTGGAATGAGCGGAGGATCCCTTCCCATCAACGGCGGAGTTGTCATTATCATGACCCGTTTTAACCGTATCCATAAAATAGATACCGATAATCTTGTTGCCCACGTCGAACCGGGAGTGATAACCGGTCATTTCCATCGGGTGGTTGAAAAAGAGGGTTTGTTTTATCCTCCCGATCCTGCAAGTTCTGCATTTTGTACCCTGGGTGGAAACATGGCTGAGTGCGCCGGGGGACCCCGCGCTGTAAAATACGGGGTCACACGGGATTATGTGCTAGGACTTGAAGTGGTGCTTCCAACAGGAGAAATAATAAAAACCGGAGTCAAAACCGCCAAGGGGGTGGTGGGGTATGATTTAACAAGACTTTTCATCGGTTCCGAAGGCACCCTTGGAATCATTACCCGCATGACACTAAAGCTTTTGCCCCTGCCAAAGGAAATAAGAACCATGACCGCTGTTTTTGAGGTAATCGATCAAGCGGCGGAAACGGTTTCAGAAATAATAAGACGCTCAATCATACCGCGAACCATTGAGTTTATAGACAATGCATCGATACAATGCGCTGAGGACCATCTTAACATAGGTTTACCGGTTGAGGCCCAGGCAATGCTGCTGATTGATGTGGATGGTACTGCAGAAGAGGCGGACAGAGCAGTTACCGATTTAAAAAAGTTGTGTATCTCCCAGGGGGCAACAAGGGTTAAAGTGGCAGAAAACAAAGAAGAGGCTGCAAATCTATGGAAAGCACGTAAAGCGATCTCACCTGCGCTGTTCAAGTATGCCCCTGATAAAATCAATGAAGACATTGTTGTTCCACGAAGCAAAATCCCTCAAATGGTCAAAAAGATAGACGCATTACGGACAAAAACCGGGCTTATAATGGCAAGTTTCGGTCATGCAGGTGACGGAAATATCCATTTTAATATTATGCTTGATAAAAAAGATAAAGACCAGCTTAAAAAGGCTGAAGATGCTGTTGATGAGCTGTTCGACTACACCCTTAAACTGGGTGGAACCATTTCCGGTGAACATGGTATAGGGATTACCAAGGCGCCCTATTTGGAAAAAGAAATCGGTTCCGTAGAGCTTGCCCTCATGAAAAGAATCAAACAGGTTTTTGACCCAAAAGGAATATTAAATCCGGGTAAGATTTTTCAAGGCTGA
- the atpE gene encoding ATP synthase F0 subunit C, producing MELKALEFFIACVTAAGFGIAIAAFGCGIGQGIGLKSAVEGIARNPESSGKVTVTMLIGLAMIESLCIYALVVSLILIYAHPQAASIAGLFAR from the coding sequence ATGGAATTAAAAGCTTTGGAGTTTTTTATTGCATGTGTGACTGCGGCTGGTTTTGGCATTGCAATTGCAGCCTTTGGTTGTGGTATTGGCCAGGGTATTGGTCTTAAATCCGCCGTTGAGGGTATTGCCAGAAACCCCGAGTCGTCAGGTAAGGTGACGGTGACCATGCTGATCGGTCTTGCCATGATCGAATCACTTTGTATTTATGCACTGGTTGTTTCACTGATCCTTATATACGCGCATCCGCAGGCAGCTTCGATTGCAGGGCTGTTTGCTCGCTAA
- the hflX gene encoding GTPase HflX, whose translation MKKIYGNTNGLKTNQIRRLEKFYRRRIPPEFIITFELARDISRLSHEIRRQIGLLINRRGKIACVIVGDYKGIVIPQITQYRAAPGRLNGLRCIHTHLGNEVLTRDDLTDLVLLRLDIMGAISVGEEGNPQLVHISHIMPNSTSDMPFQILDALNPGQLDIGCLDLIKALEAELSHVISLHKSDTGKERALLVSVTTQSPASARDSMAELTELAVSCGIDVTETILQQRKKVNSKFLMGTGKLEELTLLALTKGATLIIFDQELNPSQIRSITDRTDLKVIDRTQLILDIFAQRAQTREGKLQVELAQLKYLLPRLIAKNTAMSRLTGGIGGRGPGETKLEINRRLVRNRIARLEKALSLVIKQRKQQKAKRKKKELPVISIIGYTNAGKSTLLNTLTQSSVLAEKRLFATLDPSSKRLRFPQDIEVIITDTVGFIKDLPEDLKVAFRATLEELEGADLLLHIIDISNPRFKEQIESVEKILGDLNLNHIPSIRVLNKKDLVDKETVHHLIKIIGGTAISAKSKKTLMPLIEKMEKKIEQINRLTSF comes from the coding sequence ATGAAAAAAATTTATGGAAACACAAACGGGTTAAAGACAAACCAGATCCGCAGGCTAGAAAAATTTTACCGTCGACGTATCCCGCCTGAATTTATTATCACCTTTGAACTCGCGCGTGATATCAGCAGACTTTCCCATGAAATACGTCGTCAGATCGGTCTTCTTATCAATCGCAGGGGAAAAATTGCCTGTGTCATTGTCGGTGATTATAAAGGAATTGTTATTCCTCAAATCACTCAATATCGCGCCGCACCCGGTCGTCTTAACGGGCTTCGCTGTATACATACCCATCTTGGCAATGAAGTCCTGACAAGGGATGACCTTACCGACCTTGTCCTTTTAAGACTTGATATCATGGGGGCAATTAGCGTTGGAGAAGAGGGCAACCCCCAACTGGTGCATATCAGTCATATCATGCCGAATTCTACATCCGATATGCCTTTTCAGATACTGGATGCTTTAAATCCCGGTCAGCTTGACATCGGGTGCCTGGATTTAATCAAGGCACTTGAAGCCGAACTATCTCATGTCATTTCCCTACATAAATCAGACACGGGAAAGGAAAGGGCCCTTCTGGTCAGCGTAACAACTCAATCTCCGGCATCAGCGAGAGATTCTATGGCTGAGCTTACCGAGCTTGCTGTATCATGCGGTATTGACGTGACGGAAACCATCCTGCAGCAACGAAAAAAAGTTAATTCTAAATTCCTTATGGGCACAGGAAAACTGGAAGAACTCACACTGCTTGCCCTTACAAAGGGGGCCACTCTTATTATTTTCGACCAGGAATTAAACCCTTCTCAAATACGTTCCATTACAGACCGGACAGATTTAAAGGTGATTGACCGAACCCAGTTGATTCTCGATATTTTTGCCCAGCGCGCCCAAACAAGAGAAGGTAAACTTCAGGTTGAGTTGGCCCAATTGAAATATCTACTTCCCCGTTTGATTGCAAAAAATACGGCCATGTCGAGATTAACCGGTGGCATCGGAGGGCGTGGGCCAGGAGAAACCAAGCTCGAAATAAACCGTCGCCTTGTTCGCAACAGAATTGCACGACTTGAAAAAGCGCTATCTCTGGTAATAAAACAGCGGAAACAGCAAAAAGCAAAGAGAAAGAAAAAAGAACTTCCCGTTATTTCAATCATCGGTTATACAAATGCAGGAAAATCTACGCTTTTGAACACCCTTACCCAAAGCAGTGTGTTGGCCGAAAAACGATTGTTTGCCACACTCGATCCATCAAGCAAACGCCTCAGATTTCCCCAAGATATTGAAGTCATTATCACCGATACGGTCGGTTTTATAAAAGACCTCCCCGAAGACCTTAAAGTTGCCTTTCGTGCAACTTTAGAAGAACTCGAAGGTGCTGATCTTTTGCTTCATATCATTGATATCAGCAATCCCAGATTTAAGGAGCAGATCGAATCTGTAGAGAAAATCCTAGGTGATTTAAATCTAAACCACATACCTTCTATTCGTGTGCTTAACAAGAAGGATCTGGTTGACAAAGAAACCGTTCACCACTTGATAAAAATAATTGGAGGAACAGCTATTTCAGCCAAATCCAAAAAAACACTCATGCCTTTGATTGAAAAAATGGAAAAAAAGATAGAGCAAATAAATAGGTTGACATCCTTTTGA